A window from Chlamydia gallinacea 08-1274/3 encodes these proteins:
- the mreD gene encoding rod shape-determining protein MreD, with the protein MNMFLPLQCLYLSMAHFFLLPQICPDLKPVFFAPYLVANFYRLSKEKVLLRALLLGIFCDTASSCLFGIQTFLYVITSALLYKTHRIFLKDKWLSLPIITIFFSIIFVYLSYPTLAFFNYTMTWSLSSLVSDTKYAVIVGFIYSIITYVLPWMITRSALKILALLRKLLCY; encoded by the coding sequence ATGAATATGTTCCTACCTCTACAGTGCTTATATTTATCTATGGCGCATTTCTTTCTCCTCCCCCAGATATGTCCTGACCTTAAGCCTGTTTTCTTTGCTCCCTATTTAGTTGCTAACTTTTACAGGTTATCTAAAGAGAAAGTCCTACTACGCGCTTTACTTCTTGGTATATTTTGTGATACTGCCTCTTCCTGTCTTTTTGGAATTCAGACTTTTTTGTATGTAATTACTAGTGCGCTTCTTTATAAAACTCACAGAATCTTTCTTAAGGATAAATGGCTCTCTCTGCCTATAATTACAATCTTCTTTTCCATAATCTTTGTTTATCTTTCGTATCCAACATTAGCATTTTTTAATTACACTATGACATGGAGCCTCTCTTCTCTAGTATCCGATACGAAATACGCTGTAATTGTAGGATTCATCTACAGTATAATCACTTATGTCCTCCCATGGATGATTACACGTAGTGCCCTCAAAATCCTAGCTTTACTAAGGAAGCTCTTATGTTATTAA
- a CDS encoding phospholipase D-like domain-containing protein — protein sequence MKNKAYSRIKIAITLGSLLILGIFLKSPSPDTFQTFLSSSEPVIYSKQCNDEPLRVLCDAVDHAKNNVFLRIYRLTSPEVYTSFANQAKAGRTVAIHYEKMIGVTDFPSSSKVTLVEHPVEGRKLMHQKALAIDDTYAWLGSANYTYPSLVQDSNLIIGLKSSELCQHIKKESSGEFKIRKQNAQYFSLPGDQRKALAAVLQLLKTAKKTIRIAMFALTYPPIFYELNEAQKRGVDVQILVDKDFKKSAIHQIEALKDSHLTLRAKVTRHRLHHKFAIIDNRILITGSANWSEAGFNLNSEDLLILDNLTNKQLKKLNAIWKDLENQCAVVYPVKQEEEKVLPLPSQQQGKHAA from the coding sequence ATGAAAAACAAAGCGTATTCGCGTATAAAAATTGCTATAACATTAGGATCCTTACTTATTCTAGGTATCTTTCTAAAATCTCCTTCTCCAGATACCTTTCAGACTTTCCTTTCTTCATCAGAACCAGTAATCTATAGTAAACAATGTAATGACGAACCCCTACGAGTTCTTTGTGATGCTGTTGATCACGCAAAAAATAATGTGTTTTTAAGGATTTATCGTCTCACATCTCCTGAAGTCTATACCAGCTTTGCAAATCAGGCAAAAGCAGGCCGTACAGTAGCCATCCATTATGAAAAAATGATAGGGGTTACTGACTTTCCAAGTAGTTCAAAAGTAACTTTAGTAGAGCATCCCGTGGAAGGAAGGAAACTCATGCATCAAAAAGCTCTTGCTATTGACGATACCTATGCATGGTTAGGATCTGCAAACTACACCTATCCCTCCTTAGTCCAAGATAGTAATTTAATCATTGGACTAAAAAGTAGTGAGCTCTGCCAACACATTAAAAAAGAATCTTCAGGAGAATTTAAAATCCGTAAACAAAATGCACAATATTTCTCTTTACCTGGGGATCAAAGGAAAGCACTAGCTGCAGTATTACAACTATTAAAAACAGCCAAAAAAACCATAAGAATTGCTATGTTTGCTCTAACCTATCCCCCGATTTTTTATGAGTTAAACGAAGCACAAAAACGCGGAGTGGATGTGCAAATTCTTGTAGATAAGGATTTTAAAAAATCAGCAATTCATCAAATTGAAGCGTTAAAAGATTCCCATCTGACATTGCGAGCTAAAGTGACCCGTCACCGTCTCCATCATAAATTTGCTATTATTGATAATCGTATATTGATTACAGGTTCAGCAAATTGGTCTGAGGCCGGCTTTAACTTAAACTCTGAAGATCTGCTCATTCTGGATAACCTAACGAATAAACAATTAAAAAAATTGAATGCTATCTGGAAAGACCTAGAAAATCAGTGTGCTGTTGTGTATCCTGTAAAACAGGAAGAAGAAAAAGTGTTGCCTCTTCCTTCCCAGCAACAAGGAAAACACGCTGCTTAA
- the ltuB gene encoding late transcription unit protein LtuB yields the protein MSDEAKKKRNKRDLSRVIQKKTEQLFNKPKSLKRKNSKFLISKDQKNLHQRAKEYDELVRSLLDKQISDTNRILIFNYQDGFVFTDIQDFGKYTIRL from the coding sequence ATGAGCGACGAGGCAAAGAAAAAAAGAAATAAGAGAGATTTGTCTCGAGTAATTCAGAAAAAAACAGAGCAGCTTTTCAATAAACCTAAAAGTTTAAAAAGGAAGAATTCGAAGTTTCTTATTTCGAAAGACCAAAAGAACCTCCATCAGCGCGCTAAGGAGTATGACGAGCTAGTACGTTCTCTATTAGATAAGCAGATCTCCGATACAAACCGTATTTTAATTTTTAATTATCAAGATGGGTTTGTTTTTACAGATATTCAGGACTTTGGGAAATACACTATAAGGCTTTAA
- a CDS encoding tetrahydrofolate dehydrogenase/cyclohydrolase catalytic domain-containing protein: protein MLLKGKPIADRICDQLKQKILSSTASPGFASVLIGKDPISEIYAHKKIKHATAMGMTSKLYHLPSDAPLTNILKLIRKLNTDASVHGISIQLPLPKHLDNDTIIQEVSPDKDVEFLHPMNMGKLLLGQLHPYVPCIPGAIIELFNYYDISLQESHVAIMGSSSLVSKPLAAMLMQKHLAISTITIFPTSSKVRADMLKTTDILISAFGIPLFVKEHMLSPHTIVIDAGVSYIEGDHTTKYTPIGDVEFNTVITKCRAISPVLDGIEPVAIAMLMKNIWESYQQSSS, encoded by the coding sequence ATGTTATTAAAAGGGAAACCCATTGCAGATCGCATTTGCGATCAACTAAAACAAAAAATACTCTCAAGTACAGCATCTCCAGGATTTGCTTCTGTTCTCATAGGAAAAGACCCTATCTCGGAGATATATGCTCACAAAAAAATAAAGCATGCTACAGCTATGGGGATGACATCTAAACTATATCACTTACCTTCAGATGCCCCCTTAACAAATATTCTCAAACTTATCCGTAAGTTAAATACAGATGCTTCTGTTCATGGAATTTCTATACAACTCCCCCTGCCAAAACATCTGGATAACGATACAATTATTCAAGAAGTCTCCCCCGACAAAGATGTAGAATTCCTTCATCCTATGAATATGGGAAAACTACTTTTAGGCCAATTACATCCTTATGTTCCCTGTATTCCCGGAGCTATTATTGAATTATTCAATTATTACGACATTTCTTTACAAGAGAGTCATGTAGCAATTATGGGGAGCAGTTCTCTTGTGAGTAAACCTTTAGCTGCTATGCTTATGCAAAAGCACCTTGCTATATCTACAATCACTATATTTCCAACCTCTTCTAAAGTTCGTGCAGACATGCTAAAAACTACGGACATTCTGATTTCCGCATTTGGGATTCCTTTATTTGTAAAAGAACACATGCTATCTCCCCACACTATTGTGATCGATGCAGGAGTATCCTATATTGAAGGAGATCATACTACCAAGTATACTCCCATAGGAGATGTCGAGTTTAACACAGTTATTACAAAATGTCGGGCAATTTCTCCCGTTCTCGATGGAATTGAACCTGTAGCTATTGCTATGCTAATGAAAAACATATGGGAAAGTTATCAACAATCCTCTTCATAA
- the rpmB gene encoding 50S ribosomal protein L28, which produces MSRKCPLTGKRPRRGNSYTMRGIAKKKKGIGLKVTGKTKRRFFPNMVTKKLWSVEQNRFLKLTISTSALRLIDKLGLEKVIARSKSKGC; this is translated from the coding sequence ATGTCAAGAAAGTGTCCACTTACAGGGAAACGGCCTCGTCGCGGAAATAGTTACACCATGCGAGGTATTGCCAAAAAGAAAAAAGGAATTGGTTTAAAGGTCACAGGGAAAACTAAAAGGCGTTTCTTCCCCAATATGGTGACGAAAAAGCTCTGGTCTGTAGAACAAAATCGGTTTCTCAAACTTACAATCTCTACTTCAGCCCTCCGTCTTATTGATAAGCTCGGTTTAGAAAAAGTAATTGCTAGATCTAAAAGCAAAGGTTGCTAA
- the recF gene encoding DNA replication/repair protein RecF (All proteins in this family for which functions are known are DNA-binding proteins that assist the filamentation of RecA onto DNA for the initiation of recombination or recombinational repair.) gives MNVRSLCLRNFRNYKSTEITFSPGINYIFGENAQGKTNLLESLYVLALGRSFRTPHLLDAISFGASYFFLEMTFDDCEDTSHTLSLYVDKQGKKIIYDQSPMKTLSQLIGVLPIVLFSYKDRFLISGTPSNRRLFLNLLLSQCNSQYKYALTYYHRALLQRNTLLKTKNTSTLSVWDEQLATSGAYLSLCRYLCCNQLNEFLHTLWSNTLKEQLRIKFKSSLLKQDAISQETLAKELHKQLASSLTRDLELGNTSVGPHRDDFILMVNHLPAAQFSSEGQKHTLLATLRLAECLYIRDSYHICPLFCIDDIHSGLDNQRISQFLDLAPTLGQTFITSTSFLDHPLIINSRSFYIHQAQVLSHSLLNKNHN, from the coding sequence ATGAATGTTCGCTCTCTCTGTCTTAGAAACTTTAGAAATTACAAAAGTACGGAGATTACTTTTTCTCCAGGAATAAATTATATTTTTGGAGAAAATGCCCAAGGAAAAACTAACCTCCTGGAATCCCTTTATGTATTAGCTTTGGGAAGATCATTTAGAACTCCCCATTTACTTGATGCTATTTCTTTTGGAGCTTCGTATTTCTTCTTAGAGATGACCTTTGATGACTGCGAAGACACATCTCATACACTATCGCTATATGTCGATAAACAGGGGAAAAAAATTATTTATGACCAATCCCCTATGAAAACACTTTCCCAATTAATTGGAGTATTGCCCATTGTATTATTCTCATATAAAGACCGGTTTCTCATTTCTGGAACACCTTCCAACCGTAGGTTATTTCTGAACCTCCTACTATCCCAATGTAATAGTCAGTATAAATATGCCCTTACCTATTATCATCGCGCGCTATTACAAAGAAACACACTTTTAAAAACAAAAAATACTTCTACTTTATCTGTTTGGGATGAGCAACTTGCTACTTCAGGAGCCTATCTTTCACTATGCCGGTATCTCTGCTGCAATCAACTCAATGAATTCCTACATACTTTATGGAGCAATACTCTAAAAGAACAGCTAAGAATAAAATTTAAAAGTTCATTACTCAAACAGGACGCTATATCACAAGAAACTCTTGCTAAAGAGCTTCATAAACAACTTGCCTCATCATTAACCCGAGACCTAGAGTTAGGAAATACCTCAGTAGGCCCACATCGTGATGATTTCATACTCATGGTAAACCATTTACCAGCAGCGCAATTTTCTAGTGAAGGTCAAAAACATACTCTACTTGCTACTCTAAGGCTCGCCGAATGCCTTTATATTCGAGATAGTTATCATATATGTCCTCTATTCTGTATAGATGATATTCATTCAGGATTAGATAACCAACGCATCTCTCAATTCTTAGACCTAGCTCCTACTTTAGGTCAGACGTTTATAACATCAACATCTTTCCTAGACCACCCACTAATTATTAACAGCCGATCTTTTTATATTCATCAAGCTCAAGTACTTTCACATTCTTTATTAAACAAAAACCACAATTAA
- a CDS encoding menaquinone biosynthesis decarboxylase encodes MSSLRYFISLLRSQNELVDIFAPVDPYLEIAEIHRRVIQNQGPALLFHNVQGSSFPVLTNLFGTQKRVDLIFSTIPENLVSQAIQLLSSPPKFSHFWKHRKLLRRCLSLGLRHSYISKFPYQQMSSVDLNRLPILTCWPEDGGAFLTLPLVYTESPSSKIPNLGMYRMQRFDHQTLGLHFQIHKGGGMHFYEAEQKNHHLPITVFLSGNPFLILSAIAPLPENISEILFCTFLQGKKLSYRKDPFTQHPLMYDAEFILIGEGIAHQRHPEGPFGDHFGYYSLQHDFPIFSCKKIYHRKDAIYPATVVGKPYQEDFYLGNRLQEYLSPLFPLVMPGVQRLKSYGEAGFHALTAAVVKERYWKESLTTALRILGEGQLSLTKFLMITDQLVDLNDFPKLLETLLSRMLPHRDLIILSETSNDTLDYTGPSLNRGSKAILMGTGPQIRDLPTHYTGKSLPQVTDIGVFCSGCLILETLPQVSPEKLLLHPSLTSWPLIVLTENLDSLVSSPKDFIWKVFTRSSPATDIYSHFTHVVHHHPHYTFPIILNSLMKPHYPKEVVADEDTVRRVSQHWNAYFSHTN; translated from the coding sequence GTGTCTTCCTTAAGGTATTTTATTTCCCTTTTACGTTCTCAAAATGAGCTTGTTGATATTTTTGCACCCGTAGATCCTTATCTAGAAATAGCAGAAATTCATCGTCGAGTTATTCAAAATCAAGGTCCCGCTCTCTTATTTCACAATGTTCAAGGATCTTCATTTCCTGTATTAACGAATCTTTTTGGGACACAAAAGCGGGTAGATCTAATATTTTCTACTATTCCTGAAAATTTAGTATCTCAAGCTATTCAGCTACTTTCCTCTCCCCCGAAATTCTCTCATTTCTGGAAGCACCGTAAGCTGTTACGCCGCTGTTTATCTCTAGGACTCCGACACTCTTATATTTCAAAATTTCCTTACCAACAGATGTCCTCGGTGGATTTAAACCGCTTACCCATACTCACTTGCTGGCCCGAAGACGGAGGAGCTTTTCTCACCCTGCCTCTTGTCTATACAGAATCTCCTAGCTCGAAAATCCCCAATCTAGGCATGTACCGCATGCAAAGGTTTGATCATCAAACATTAGGGCTCCATTTTCAAATTCACAAAGGGGGAGGAATGCATTTTTATGAAGCTGAACAAAAAAATCATCATCTTCCTATTACCGTATTTTTATCCGGGAACCCCTTCCTTATTCTTTCTGCTATAGCTCCCCTTCCAGAAAATATTTCTGAAATCCTTTTTTGCACATTTCTACAAGGAAAAAAATTATCCTATAGAAAAGATCCATTCACCCAACATCCCCTCATGTATGATGCTGAATTTATTCTCATAGGAGAAGGAATTGCCCATCAACGTCATCCCGAAGGACCTTTTGGAGACCATTTCGGTTACTATAGCCTACAACATGATTTCCCTATTTTTTCATGCAAAAAAATCTATCATCGCAAAGATGCTATTTACCCAGCCACAGTTGTTGGCAAACCTTACCAAGAAGATTTCTATTTAGGTAACAGGCTCCAAGAATACCTTTCTCCCCTATTTCCCCTAGTCATGCCTGGAGTTCAAAGATTAAAAAGTTATGGAGAAGCAGGTTTCCACGCATTAACAGCAGCTGTTGTCAAAGAACGCTACTGGAAAGAATCCCTTACAACAGCCTTAAGAATCCTTGGTGAGGGACAGCTATCCTTAACAAAGTTTCTTATGATCACAGATCAACTTGTGGATCTTAATGATTTTCCTAAATTGTTAGAGACCCTATTGTCACGAATGCTTCCTCATCGTGATCTCATTATTCTATCAGAAACTTCAAATGATACTTTAGATTATACTGGCCCCTCATTAAATAGAGGATCAAAAGCAATCCTTATGGGAACAGGGCCACAAATTCGGGATCTCCCCACCCACTATACAGGAAAATCCTTACCTCAGGTAACCGATATTGGAGTCTTTTGCTCAGGATGTCTTATTCTAGAAACACTGCCACAAGTATCCCCTGAAAAATTACTTTTACATCCCAGCCTAACCTCCTGGCCACTGATTGTCCTAACAGAAAATCTTGATTCTCTGGTATCAAGTCCTAAAGATTTTATCTGGAAAGTCTTTACTAGATCCTCACCAGCCACGGATATCTACTCACATTTTACTCATGTTGTCCATCACCACCCTCACTATACCTTTCCTATCATTCTAAACTCATTAATGAAACCTCATTACCCAAAAGAAGTTGTTGCTGACGAAGATACTGTACGTAGAGTTTCTCAACATTGGAACGCATATTTTTCACACACTAATTGA
- a CDS encoding FAD:protein FMN transferase, giving the protein MGKLSTILFIIFITWTIQGCSSKPISTTFEGESMTMSYRIVLGRALTPTEKEKFKQEILSVFHKIDSIYNNWNPSSELSKVNRAPSQVPIPISQELVQFLEKIQQLYELSEGRFDPTLGNLKTLWITHLKCNSLPEEKTWKHFYEQSGWQQIIIDFVQGTITKKTCRVQLDLCGVVKGFAVDHLMTICNHFCPNSYVEWGGEIKTSGVHPSGRPWRIASSSMPEVIEIQDQAIATSGNYYQKWTIEGKTYTHILDPHTGKPLDIVGYPIISATVIHPNCAFADAMATVLMTFPSKTEALAWAKEKNIRAYINDNA; this is encoded by the coding sequence ATGGGAAAGTTATCAACAATCCTCTTCATAATTTTTATTACATGGACTATTCAAGGCTGTTCTTCCAAGCCCATAAGTACTACTTTTGAAGGAGAAAGTATGACTATGTCCTACCGCATTGTCCTGGGAAGAGCCTTAACACCCACAGAGAAAGAAAAGTTCAAACAAGAAATTCTATCGGTTTTTCATAAAATAGATTCGATTTACAACAATTGGAACCCTTCATCGGAACTTTCAAAAGTTAATCGAGCTCCTTCTCAAGTTCCTATTCCTATCTCTCAAGAACTTGTACAATTTCTAGAGAAAATTCAACAGCTATATGAACTATCTGAAGGAAGATTCGATCCTACACTAGGAAACTTAAAAACACTCTGGATCACGCATCTCAAATGTAATTCCCTTCCAGAGGAAAAAACATGGAAACATTTTTATGAGCAATCAGGATGGCAGCAAATTATTATTGATTTTGTTCAAGGAACTATTACAAAAAAAACTTGTCGAGTGCAGCTAGATTTGTGTGGTGTGGTTAAAGGATTCGCCGTTGATCATCTTATGACAATCTGTAACCACTTTTGTCCTAATAGCTATGTAGAATGGGGAGGAGAAATTAAAACTTCTGGAGTGCACCCTTCAGGGCGTCCTTGGAGAATTGCTTCTTCATCAATGCCAGAAGTTATAGAAATTCAGGACCAAGCTATAGCAACAAGTGGCAATTATTATCAAAAGTGGACTATTGAAGGCAAAACTTATACCCATATTCTTGATCCCCATACAGGGAAACCTCTGGACATTGTGGGTTATCCCATCATATCTGCCACAGTAATTCATCCAAACTGTGCTTTTGCCGATGCCATGGCAACTGTATTAATGACTTTTCCTAGTAAAACAGAAGCTTTAGCCTGGGCTAAAGAAAAGAATATCCGGGCCTATATTAACGATAACGCTTGA
- the dnaN gene encoding DNA polymerase III subunit beta, with amino-acid sequence MKFVVSRNELGNLIKKIQSVVPQNTPIPVLTHVLIETCNDELVFTATDLTVSTRCVAKAKVYESGAISLPSKRFFQLVKELTEANLEISASTGEMAKITSGSSCFRLLSMGKEDFPMLPDMQNSIRFTLSTEQLKEMLQRTSFAVSREESRYILTGVLFTISNGIITAVGTDGKRLAKIDMEISLDKSFAGDYIIPIKAVEEIIRICSEDAEATVFLDQSKIAVECGSTLLITKLLSGDFPDFTPVISTESSVRLDLHREELISLLKQVSLFTNESSHSVKFTFTPGELTLTANCTKVGEGKVSMAVNYSGELLEIAFNPFFFLDILKHSKDELVCLGISDSYNPGIITDSTRSLFVIMPMRLHDD; translated from the coding sequence ATGAAGTTCGTCGTCTCTCGAAATGAATTAGGAAATCTGATAAAAAAAATTCAAAGCGTTGTTCCTCAGAACACTCCTATTCCCGTACTGACTCATGTGCTTATAGAAACATGTAATGATGAACTTGTGTTTACAGCTACAGACCTCACAGTAAGTACTCGCTGTGTTGCTAAAGCGAAAGTCTATGAGTCAGGAGCTATTTCTCTTCCTTCAAAACGATTTTTCCAACTCGTAAAAGAACTCACGGAAGCCAATCTTGAAATTTCTGCTTCTACGGGAGAAATGGCAAAAATTACATCAGGATCTTCCTGCTTCCGCCTATTAAGCATGGGAAAAGAAGATTTCCCTATGCTTCCGGACATGCAAAATTCTATAAGGTTTACCCTATCCACAGAACAACTTAAAGAAATGTTACAGCGGACCTCCTTTGCCGTTTCCCGAGAGGAAAGCCGCTACATCCTTACTGGAGTTTTATTTACGATTTCTAATGGCATCATTACTGCGGTAGGGACCGATGGAAAGCGTCTAGCAAAAATAGATATGGAAATTTCTTTAGATAAGTCCTTTGCTGGGGATTATATCATTCCTATTAAAGCTGTTGAAGAAATTATTAGGATTTGCTCTGAAGATGCTGAAGCCACGGTATTCTTAGATCAATCTAAAATTGCTGTAGAATGTGGAAGTACCTTACTCATTACGAAACTACTTTCCGGAGATTTCCCAGATTTCACTCCTGTCATCTCTACAGAAAGCAGTGTTCGTCTCGACTTACACCGTGAAGAACTCATTTCCTTATTAAAACAAGTCTCCCTATTTACTAATGAATCTTCTCACTCTGTAAAATTTACCTTTACTCCTGGAGAGCTAACCCTAACAGCAAACTGTACAAAAGTGGGAGAAGGAAAAGTCAGTATGGCGGTAAACTACTCTGGAGAGCTTCTAGAAATTGCCTTCAATCCTTTCTTCTTTCTAGATATTTTAAAACACAGTAAAGATGAACTCGTTTGTTTAGGAATTTCAGATTCTTATAATCCCGGAATTATTACAGATTCTACGCGCAGTCTATTTGTAATTATGCCTATGCGATTACATGATGATTAA
- the smpB gene encoding SsrA-binding protein SmpB: protein MSGKEIVSNRKALHNYEVLETLDAGIVLTGTEIKSLRDHGGNLSDSYVSIAKGEAWLIHASIAPYRFGNIYNHEERRKRKLLLHKYEIRKLEGKIAQKGITVIPLGMFISRGYVKVRLGCCRGKKLHDKRQAIITREKQREAQAALKRYR, encoded by the coding sequence ATGTCAGGTAAGGAAATAGTTTCTAATCGCAAGGCCTTACATAATTATGAAGTTTTAGAAACTCTAGATGCTGGAATCGTTCTCACTGGGACAGAAATCAAGTCGTTAAGAGACCACGGAGGAAACCTTAGCGATTCCTACGTGTCTATTGCTAAGGGAGAGGCGTGGTTAATCCATGCGAGTATTGCTCCCTATCGCTTTGGTAATATTTATAATCATGAAGAACGCAGAAAACGCAAGTTACTCCTTCATAAATATGAAATTCGTAAACTAGAAGGAAAGATAGCTCAAAAAGGAATAACAGTGATTCCCTTAGGTATGTTTATTTCTCGAGGCTACGTCAAGGTCCGCTTGGGTTGTTGCCGAGGAAAGAAACTTCATGATAAACGCCAGGCCATCATCACAAGAGAAAAGCAAAGGGAAGCTCAGGCGGCTCTCAAGCGTTATCGTTAA
- a CDS encoding esterase/lipase family protein → MNKLLLILLFLISSPSIVADTSIIQKLPSGISGIKETSTQKESVICIHAFLRSYRSLKPIGNLLEKENYDIFIWNYETRKFTLEKHADHLISLIKKIAELKPGVPINFVTHSIGGVIARVALSRPDCPQEAKCGKAILMAPPNAGSTLARRYRSLAIVQVVFGGKLGRQLLTYCPTKMLNIAKIPSTVDVLILSGNKRSKFIPFRLEYENDGKVCTIETCLDTPHQAYIINTNHTYIITNKKSLFLMREFLKHGSKTSAFQARSSDIEQKVKEDRKKNSRLNTNKNRDIYVIHCFGSHPYNLYGFPKNWKTKSLQTNETHPEMLEQ, encoded by the coding sequence ATGAATAAATTATTATTAATTTTACTTTTTCTAATATCAAGTCCCTCAATTGTGGCAGATACTTCTATAATCCAAAAACTTCCTTCAGGAATTAGTGGGATTAAAGAAACTTCGACACAAAAAGAGTCTGTAATCTGTATTCATGCATTTCTAAGATCCTATAGATCCTTAAAACCTATTGGAAATCTCTTGGAAAAAGAAAACTACGACATATTTATATGGAATTATGAAACAAGGAAATTCACATTAGAAAAACATGCCGATCATTTAATCAGCCTAATTAAAAAAATTGCAGAGCTAAAACCTGGCGTTCCCATAAATTTTGTTACTCACTCTATAGGAGGAGTAATCGCTCGTGTCGCCCTATCAAGGCCCGATTGCCCTCAAGAAGCAAAGTGCGGAAAAGCTATTCTGATGGCACCACCAAATGCAGGGTCTACCTTAGCAAGACGTTACAGATCCCTAGCTATTGTACAAGTTGTCTTTGGAGGAAAACTTGGACGACAACTACTAACCTACTGCCCCACAAAAATGCTAAATATCGCAAAAATTCCTTCTACAGTTGATGTGCTTATCCTAAGTGGAAATAAGCGAAGTAAATTCATTCCCTTCCGTCTAGAATACGAAAATGACGGGAAAGTCTGTACTATAGAAACTTGTTTAGATACGCCTCATCAAGCCTATATAATTAATACCAACCATACATATATCATTACGAATAAGAAATCCTTATTCTTAATGAGAGAATTCTTGAAACATGGCAGTAAGACAAGCGCCTTCCAAGCAAGGTCTTCAGATATAGAGCAGAAAGTCAAAGAGGATAGGAAGAAAAACTCTCGACTAAATACGAACAAAAACAGGGACATCTATGTTATCCACTGTTTTGGTTCGCACCCCTATAACCTTTATGGATTTCCCAAAAATTGGAAAACTAAATCCCTACAAACAAACGAAACACATCCTGAAATGTTAGAACAATAA